In Niallia sp. FSL W8-0635, one genomic interval encodes:
- a CDS encoding tetratricopeptide repeat protein, whose product MDNSQLGIQYMQEGKWEEAAKFFMDEIEKNPKNAVSYVNFGNVLSALGDETRALSFYQKAIEIDDTTAAAYYSAGAVYYEKEDLESAKTMFEQALAKGLESSDNFFMLGLTYVGLEKAKLAIPYFQRAVELNNQDAEAYFQLGLCLAQSEYIDEAITQFQSCISLDAAHADAYYNLGVAYGFKEESEKAKEMFDKALEIQPDHLLASYGKQIIEGN is encoded by the coding sequence ATGGATAATAGTCAATTAGGAATACAATATATGCAAGAAGGAAAATGGGAAGAAGCAGCAAAATTTTTTATGGATGAAATAGAGAAAAATCCAAAAAACGCTGTTTCCTACGTTAACTTTGGAAATGTCCTTTCGGCTTTAGGTGACGAGACAAGAGCACTATCTTTTTATCAAAAAGCGATAGAAATAGATGATACTACTGCTGCAGCTTATTATAGTGCAGGTGCGGTTTATTATGAGAAAGAGGATTTAGAATCCGCTAAAACAATGTTTGAACAAGCACTAGCAAAGGGATTAGAATCTAGTGATAATTTCTTTATGCTAGGGTTAACATATGTAGGCTTAGAAAAGGCGAAGCTTGCGATACCTTATTTTCAACGTGCTGTTGAATTAAATAATCAAGATGCTGAGGCTTATTTCCAATTAGGTCTTTGTTTAGCACAAAGTGAATATATCGATGAAGCAATTACACAATTTCAATCCTGTATTTCATTAGATGCTGCTCATGCTGATGCTTACTATAATTTAGGAGTTGCATATGGGTTTAAAGAAGAGTCGGAGAAAGCCAAGGAAATGTTTGATAAGGCTCTAGAAATCCAGCCGGATCATCTTCTTGCTAGCTATGGAAAGCAAATAATCGAAGGAAACTAA
- a CDS encoding AI-2E family transporter has translation MDIRIKWYYRLGFTLLLFIVLFVFIKLSPIWLPILSLIAKVITPFIIGAFITYLLHPIVEILHKNGLHRGLSVALIYILFFGGLGYALYKGIPILIQQLEELTESAPKLAEQYKDLIDSIQDKMESWPFNIQEKVDRGIDVFETKMESLLNKVINGAMGIINYSIVIMLIPFISFYMLKDIDAVRKAFNGFIPRKWRNSAHVFLEDVNESLGSYIRGQLLVCTIIGVISMILFWIFHMKFALVLGIIVGITNVIPYFGPIIGAVPALIVASTISVKMLIIVVIIIIILQFLEGNILSPYIVGKSTHMHPLFIMFALLLGEEMGGMVGMIVAVPLLSIAKVAIIHIRKHFGKKEPEIKRI, from the coding sequence ATGGATATAAGAATAAAATGGTATTACCGATTAGGTTTTACTTTATTACTTTTTATTGTTTTATTTGTGTTCATTAAATTATCACCTATATGGTTACCCATTTTAAGTCTTATAGCAAAGGTTATTACTCCATTTATCATTGGGGCATTTATTACCTATTTATTACATCCTATTGTAGAGATACTACATAAAAATGGTTTACATAGAGGATTATCAGTTGCGCTTATCTATATCCTTTTTTTCGGTGGGCTTGGATATGCATTATATAAAGGAATCCCCATCCTTATTCAACAGCTTGAGGAACTTACAGAAAGTGCTCCTAAGCTTGCAGAACAATATAAAGATTTGATTGACTCGATTCAAGATAAAATGGAGTCTTGGCCATTTAATATTCAAGAAAAGGTTGATCGAGGGATTGACGTTTTTGAAACAAAAATGGAATCACTTTTAAATAAAGTAATTAATGGTGCAATGGGAATTATCAATTATTCGATTGTCATTATGCTTATTCCATTTATCTCTTTTTACATGCTAAAGGATATTGATGCGGTAAGAAAAGCGTTTAATGGATTTATTCCTAGAAAATGGCGCAATAGTGCACATGTTTTTTTGGAGGATGTAAATGAATCATTAGGTAGCTATATAAGAGGACAATTATTGGTTTGTACCATTATTGGTGTAATTTCAATGATATTATTTTGGATTTTTCATATGAAGTTTGCTCTTGTTTTGGGAATCATTGTAGGAATAACTAATGTCATTCCATATTTTGGGCCGATTATTGGTGCTGTTCCTGCTTTAATTGTTGCAAGTACTATTTCGGTTAAAATGTTGATTATTGTAGTCATCATCATTATTATTCTGCAGTTTCTAGAAGGGAATATATTGTCCCCCTACATAGTGGGAAAAAGCACTCATATGCATCCACTTTTTATTATGTTTGCTCTTTTGTTAGGAGAAGAAATGGGAGGAATGGTTGGCATGATTGTTGCTGTTCCACTATTATCGATAGCAAAAGTGGCGATTATCCATATTAGAAAACACTTCGGAAAAAAAGAGCCAGAAATAAAACGTATATAA
- a CDS encoding DUF3918 family protein, protein MGKAINTAIAIGAGIAAIGYMQKNNMMSQKQLKRMQKKVMKMF, encoded by the coding sequence ATGGGTAAAGCAATAAACACAGCAATAGCAATTGGTGCTGGTATAGCTGCAATAGGCTATATGCAAAAAAATAATATGATGAGTCAAAAACAATTAAAAAGAATGCAAAAGAAAGTAATGAAAATGTTCTAA
- the recD2 gene encoding SF1B family DNA helicase RecD2 — protein MNEQNSLDLFEKEKKYIKGRHLVTIFHNEQNLYSVIRIRVDETNHDYDDKEAVITGYLPKMNEEDTYTYYGDFKEHPRFGLQLQATSFRKEMPQTKQGIIAYLSSNLFKGIGEKTAENIVETLGEEAISKIMNQPSILDTVPKLAPDKAKVLYDTLMKNQGLEQAMVSLNQYGFGPQLSMKIYQVYKENTIETVQTNPYKLVEDIEGIGFGKADDLGAQIGITGNHPDRLKAGCLYILELSSNQEGHVYLHAEHLLEKVKTLLEENQKEEIEFSQIADQIIQLEQDGKIIAENKKIYLPSLFFSEKGLVRNIKRVMEQSEYKDQFPESEFLLALGNLEDRIGVQYAPSQREAIQTALMSPMLILTGGPGTGKTTVIKGIVELYGELHGCSLDPKDYKNDEPYPFILAAPTGRAAKRMAESTGLPAVTIHRLLGWNGTGTFERDEDHPLEGKILIVDETSMVDIWLAHQLFKALPEHIQVIIVGDEDQLPSVGPGQVLKDLLDSACIPTVKLKDIYRQAEGSSIIELAHEMKKGQLPANLLVPQGDRSFIKCSSNQIPKAIEKIVLNAKNKGFAPMDIQVLAPMYRGPAGIDRLNTILQEILNANPDGSRKELKFGDVTYRIGDKVLQLVNQPESNVYNGDMGEIVSIFYAKENTEKQDMVIVSFDGIEATYTRQDLNQITLAYCCSVHKSQGSEFPIVIMPIVKSYYRMLRRNLIYTGITRSKQFLILCGEVEAMELGVNRNDELNRQTTLKEKIQEMFANVYQPDEKTDLATEDSFDLLYEGKINEIDPMIGMDNITPYDFMEVSEA, from the coding sequence TTGAACGAGCAAAATTCATTGGATCTTTTTGAAAAAGAAAAAAAGTATATAAAGGGACGTCACCTTGTTACCATTTTTCATAATGAACAAAATCTCTATTCTGTTATAAGGATAAGAGTAGATGAAACCAATCATGATTATGATGATAAAGAAGCGGTTATTACAGGGTATTTGCCAAAGATGAATGAGGAAGATACTTATACATACTATGGTGATTTTAAAGAGCATCCAAGATTTGGGCTACAGCTGCAAGCAACTTCCTTTCGAAAAGAGATGCCACAAACAAAACAGGGGATTATCGCTTATTTATCCAGCAATTTATTTAAGGGAATCGGGGAAAAAACTGCTGAAAATATTGTGGAAACATTGGGAGAAGAGGCAATTTCTAAAATTATGAATCAGCCGTCCATTTTAGATACGGTTCCTAAACTTGCCCCAGATAAAGCAAAGGTATTATACGATACCCTAATGAAAAACCAAGGATTAGAACAAGCAATGGTCTCGCTTAATCAATATGGATTTGGTCCGCAATTATCTATGAAAATTTATCAAGTATATAAAGAGAATACGATAGAAACAGTGCAGACAAATCCATATAAATTGGTAGAAGATATCGAAGGAATAGGATTTGGAAAAGCAGATGATCTAGGAGCACAAATAGGGATTACAGGAAATCATCCAGATCGGCTAAAAGCGGGCTGTTTATATATTTTAGAGCTAAGCAGTAATCAAGAGGGACATGTATACCTTCACGCTGAACATTTGCTGGAAAAAGTAAAAACCTTGCTTGAAGAAAATCAAAAGGAGGAAATTGAATTTTCCCAAATAGCAGATCAAATCATCCAGCTGGAACAAGACGGAAAAATTATTGCCGAAAATAAGAAAATATATTTGCCTTCCTTGTTTTTCTCAGAAAAAGGTCTTGTAAGAAATATTAAGCGAGTGATGGAACAATCAGAATACAAGGATCAATTTCCAGAATCTGAATTTTTACTTGCACTTGGAAATTTGGAGGATCGTATTGGTGTCCAATATGCACCATCGCAACGAGAAGCAATTCAAACTGCTCTTATGTCGCCGATGCTTATTTTAACAGGTGGTCCAGGTACAGGGAAAACGACGGTAATAAAAGGAATTGTTGAATTGTATGGAGAATTACATGGTTGTTCCTTAGATCCGAAAGACTATAAAAATGATGAGCCCTATCCTTTTATTCTTGCAGCACCCACTGGCAGAGCTGCAAAGCGGATGGCAGAATCTACCGGACTACCTGCTGTTACAATTCATCGTCTATTAGGATGGAATGGTACAGGAACGTTTGAGCGAGATGAAGATCACCCTCTTGAAGGTAAGATTTTAATTGTGGATGAAACATCAATGGTTGATATCTGGTTAGCACATCAATTATTCAAAGCTCTACCAGAACATATACAAGTGATTATTGTGGGAGATGAAGATCAACTTCCATCAGTAGGTCCAGGTCAAGTGTTGAAGGATTTGCTTGATTCAGCTTGTATTCCCACTGTTAAATTGAAAGATATTTATCGACAAGCAGAAGGATCGTCCATTATTGAGCTAGCCCATGAAATGAAAAAAGGGCAGCTACCAGCTAATTTACTTGTACCACAAGGTGATCGTTCCTTTATAAAGTGCTCTTCCAATCAAATTCCAAAAGCAATTGAAAAAATTGTGCTAAATGCAAAAAATAAAGGTTTTGCGCCGATGGATATACAAGTTTTAGCGCCGATGTATAGGGGACCTGCAGGAATTGATCGGTTAAATACAATTTTACAGGAAATATTAAATGCTAATCCTGATGGCTCTAGAAAAGAACTGAAATTTGGAGATGTTACATATCGAATTGGTGATAAAGTTCTCCAGCTTGTCAATCAACCAGAAAGTAATGTTTATAATGGAGACATGGGAGAAATTGTATCGATTTTTTACGCGAAGGAAAATACAGAAAAGCAAGACATGGTTATTGTTTCTTTTGATGGAATAGAAGCGACATATACACGGCAGGATTTAAACCAAATTACACTAGCTTACTGTTGCTCTGTCCATAAATCACAAGGAAGTGAGTTTCCAATCGTTATCATGCCAATTGTTAAAAGCTATTACCGGATGTTAAGAAGAAATCTAATCTACACTGGGATAACTAGAAGCAAACAATTCTTGATACTTTGTGGAGAAGTAGAGGCAATGGAATTAGGTGTCAATAGAAATGACGAATTAAACCGACAAACGACCTTAAAAGAAAAAATCCAAGAAATGTTTGCTAATGTCTACCAACCAGACGAAAAAACAGATTTGGCTACGGAGGATTCATTTGATTTATTGTACGAGGGAAAAATAAATGAAATTGACCCAATGATTGGTATGGACAATATAACACCATATGATTTTATGGAAGTATCTGAAGCATAG